A segment of the Nymphaea colorata isolate Beijing-Zhang1983 unplaced genomic scaffold, ASM883128v2 scaffold0435, whole genome shotgun sequence genome:
GTCAATGGAcgggttttggagcagggactaccgtGCCTTACAAGGGCAACACAAATGACGAAAACTTCAAACAATCTCTTCTTGCAACGTATTCACCGGTTATTGCCGTCACCATTGATAGTACATTAAAGTGTCtgtccttcaaatatttgtgaaGGAAAGTCTTCCAATATTTGTGATCCAAAGTTTTCAAGactaatattcagatcttgatttgactgagtccaatgaaaagacagaaaaagaaattgtggaAGTCCAACCAACCACTACGAGCTTTGCTTAAGTGTAACATGCTaccaacttttctccattgtgatggttactgaTTACACCAACGAATATGTTACTTAGTTTGATCACATGTTtattttctccacaatttccaaatccacGTCCCCACCTTAATCAGCAGTGACCTTAACTATAACTTCCATCATAAATATCTACGCATTTCTCCTTAATACGGCAACCTTTTAATGCTCACCATGGCTGGCTTCTCCTCAgcatcccaccttctcctccAGTTGCTCCTACTTGCAGTGCTGCCTAGCCCTACCAGCATATTCACTTCCAAATCTCTTGGCTTCtccatagacctcattcatcgagactcatcAGTCTCCCCTCTCTATGACCTTTCATTCACTCTAGCCCAACGAGCCAAACAGTTCGCTTTGCGCTCCATGTTGCACTGCCGCCGCATTGCTTCACTATTTGCCAAaaccaccagcatgatctctAGCCCCGTGATGCCCGGCTCCGGTGagtatctcatgaaactctcacttGGTACACCATCCCCCCTCTACTGGGCCACCCTCGACACTGGTAGCGACCTCATATGGACGACATGCTGCACTGTGACTCCTGCTCCAgccaaacatcaatgtttgatccatTTCAGTCGTCTACCTACAAGAGCCAAAGCTGATCCACCAGCTCTTCCATGAAGTGCCCCACGATGGTTTCactatcaaccaactt
Coding sequences within it:
- the LOC116244984 gene encoding aspartic proteinase CDR1, producing MAGFSSASHLLLQLLLLAVLPSPTSIFTSKSLGFSIDLIHRDSSVSPLYDLSFTLAQRAKQFALRSMLHCRRIASLFAKTTSMISSPVMPGSGEYLMKLSLGTPSPLYWATLDTGSDLIWTTCCTVTPAPAKHQCLIHFSRLPTRAKADPPALP